The following is a genomic window from Fusarium oxysporum Fo47 chromosome IV, complete sequence.
GGCATGGCGCCAGCTCTCAACTACGGCCAACAAGCCTACGAAGGTCTCAAGGCCTTCCGAACTCCCAACGACGAAGCAATCACCATCTTCCGGCCCAACCGCAACGCAAAACGTCTTCAACACTCTGCGGAAGTCGTGTCAATGCCCCATGTCCCCGAGGAGCTGTTCCTCGATGCCGTTCGTGCTGCTGTCGCTTTAAACGCCGAATATGTTCCTCCTCACGACACTGGCGCTGCGCTGTATATTCGACCACAGTTGTATGGATCGAGCGCTCAGCTGGGTCTTTCACCGCCAGATGAGTATATCTTTGCGGTGTTTGTCATTCCTACGGGTGTTTACCACGGCGCTCATCCTGTTAAAGCACTTATTCTTGAGGACTTTGATCGTGCGGCGCCGAATGGCACGGGTAATGCAAAGGTTGGTGGCAACTACGCTCCTGTGCTGCGATGGAGCGATAAGGCGCGTGACGAGGGCTACGGTATCACGCTGCACCTGGACAGTGTGCGCCACGAAGAGATTGACGAGTTCAGCACGAGCGGCTTCATCGGTGTCAAGGACAACGGGGGACAAGTCACCCTCGCGGTACCGGACTCCAAGTGCGTTATCGAGAGTGTCACGAGCGATAGCATCCAGGAGCTAGCGCGCAGCTACGGATGGACCGTGGAGAAGAGGGCGATCAAGTatgaggagctcaaggagtTTACAGAGGTTTTCGCGGCGGGTACTGCGGCGGCGCTGGTGCCGATTAGGA
Proteins encoded in this region:
- a CDS encoding aminotransferase; translation: MTAFPPPPVNTIDWSNVGFKVREVNGHIESTYSRSTGKWTPLHFVADPFMRIHGMAPALNYGQQAYEGLKAFRTPNDEAITIFRPNRNAKRLQHSAEVVSMPHVPEELFLDAVRAAVALNAEYVPPHDTGAALYIRPQLYGSSAQLGLSPPDEYIFAVFVIPTGVYHGAHPVKALILEDFDRAAPNGTGNAKVGGNYAPVLRWSDKARDEGYGITLHLDSVRHEEIDEFSTSGFIGVKDNGGQVTLAVPDSKCVIESVTSDSIQELARSYGWTVEKRAIKYEELKEFTEVFAAGTAAALVPIRSITRRVGGGEDVVTYIKDGSEEPGPLFEKLLTHLKDIQLGRAEDSFGWRYPVGEKDKEIAGAPGGRNGDATTVDQMD